One genomic segment of Mycolicibacterium chubuense NBB4 includes these proteins:
- the secD gene encoding protein translocase subunit SecD, with the protein MASSSTPVHPARYLALFLVLLVGAYLLVFLTGDKRAEPKLGIDLQGGTRVTLTARTPDGSPPTRDALNQAQQIISARVNGLGVSGSEVIIDGQNLVITVPGNDSSEARNLGQTARLYIRPVIHAIPAQGAGPPGQAGPQGAPPGGAPGLPPGVVPGMPPGGPPGAVPPGAAGAPAEAPAPAPPAETAPAPQPRPFPQQPAPSPSPNPEPAPAPAPPASQAPPAPGNKNIPLATRIQDEKKLRQSSEQAIQILALQFQATRCGDDDVLAGNDDPNLPLVTCSQDGKEVYLLDKSIISGEGIANASSGLDQQRGEYVVDVEFKKDAAKTWADFTAANVGTQTAFVLDSKVVSAPQIQEAIPGGRTQITGKFTADSARELANVLKYGSLPLSFESSEAETVSATLGLSSLRAGLIAGAVGLALVLLYALLYYRVLGLLVALSLVASGAMVFAILVLLGRYINYTLDLAGIAGLIIGIGTTADSFVVFFERIKDEIREGRSFRSAVPRGWSRARKTILSGNAVTFLAAAVLYFLAIGQVKGFAFTLGLTTILDVVVVFLVTWPLLYIASKSPTMAKPSLNGLGAVQQIARERRAAAHAAGRG; encoded by the coding sequence GTGGCATCGTCTTCAACGCCGGTGCACCCTGCCCGCTACCTGGCCCTTTTCCTGGTGCTGCTCGTCGGCGCATACCTGTTGGTATTCCTCACCGGGGACAAGAGGGCCGAGCCCAAGCTCGGTATCGATTTGCAGGGCGGCACCCGCGTCACGCTGACCGCACGCACCCCGGACGGCTCGCCGCCCACCCGCGATGCGCTCAACCAGGCGCAGCAGATCATCAGCGCCCGCGTCAACGGGCTGGGAGTGTCCGGATCCGAGGTGATCATCGACGGCCAGAACCTCGTGATCACGGTGCCGGGCAACGACAGCAGCGAGGCCCGCAACCTCGGGCAGACCGCCCGCCTCTACATCCGCCCTGTCATCCACGCCATCCCCGCCCAGGGCGCCGGGCCGCCCGGGCAGGCCGGTCCGCAGGGAGCCCCGCCCGGCGGCGCACCCGGGCTGCCGCCCGGCGTGGTACCGGGAATGCCGCCCGGCGGCCCGCCCGGTGCGGTGCCGCCCGGAGCCGCGGGCGCGCCCGCCGAGGCGCCCGCACCGGCTCCGCCCGCCGAGACGGCGCCGGCGCCGCAGCCGCGGCCGTTCCCGCAGCAGCCCGCTCCGAGTCCGTCGCCGAACCCGGAGCCCGCGCCCGCACCGGCGCCGCCGGCCTCTCAGGCGCCCCCGGCGCCCGGGAACAAGAACATCCCGCTGGCCACCCGGATCCAGGACGAGAAGAAGCTGCGGCAGAGCTCAGAGCAGGCCATCCAGATCCTCGCCCTGCAGTTCCAGGCGACCCGTTGCGGTGACGACGACGTGCTCGCGGGCAACGACGACCCCAACCTGCCCCTGGTGACCTGCTCCCAGGACGGCAAAGAGGTGTACCTGCTCGACAAGTCGATCATCAGCGGTGAGGGCATCGCCAACGCCAGCTCGGGCCTCGACCAGCAGCGCGGCGAGTACGTCGTCGACGTCGAGTTCAAGAAGGACGCGGCCAAGACGTGGGCGGACTTCACCGCGGCCAACGTCGGCACCCAGACGGCGTTCGTCCTCGACTCGAAGGTGGTCAGCGCGCCGCAGATCCAGGAGGCCATCCCGGGCGGCCGCACGCAGATCACCGGGAAGTTCACCGCCGACTCCGCGCGCGAGCTGGCCAACGTGCTCAAGTACGGCTCGCTGCCGCTGTCGTTCGAGTCCTCCGAGGCCGAAACGGTGTCGGCGACCCTGGGTCTGTCCTCGTTGCGGGCAGGCCTGATCGCGGGCGCCGTGGGCCTGGCGCTGGTGCTGCTCTACGCATTGCTGTACTACCGCGTGCTGGGCCTGCTGGTCGCGCTGTCGCTGGTGGCCTCGGGCGCCATGGTGTTCGCGATCCTGGTGCTCCTGGGCAGATACATCAACTACACGCTGGACCTTGCCGGTATCGCGGGTCTGATCATCGGTATCGGCACCACCGCGGACTCGTTCGTGGTGTTCTTCGAACGCATCAAGGACGAGATCCGCGAGGGTCGGTCGTTCCGCTCGGCGGTTCCTCGAGGCTGGTCCCGGGCACGGAAGACGATCCTGTCGGGCAACGCGGTCACCTTCCTGGCCGCGGCGGTGCTGTACTTCCTGGCCATCGGGCAGGTGAAGGGCTTCGCGTTCACCCTCGGTCTGACCACCATCCTCGACGTCGTCGTGGTGTTCCTGGTGACCTGGCCGCTGCTCTACATCGCGTCGAAGTCGCCGACGATGGCCAAACCGTCGCTCAACGGGTTGGGAGCCGTCCAGCAGATCGCACGCGAACGCCGAGCGGCCGCGCACGCGGCGGGACGGGGATAG
- a CDS encoding adenine phosphoribosyltransferase, which produces MSDRDAPDVPDVTAVSGVIASLLREVPDFPEPGVQFKDLTPVLADAAGLAAVSSAIAELARGADLVAGVDARGFLLGGAVALSLGIGVLAVRKGGKLPPPVLSQTYSLEYGSATLEVPAAGIELAGRSIVVIDDVLATGGTLAATHRLLTEAGATVTHAVVMLELADLGGRAALEPLPVTSLYTV; this is translated from the coding sequence ATGAGCGATCGAGACGCCCCCGACGTCCCCGATGTCACTGCGGTCTCCGGGGTGATCGCGTCGCTGCTGCGCGAGGTGCCCGACTTCCCCGAGCCCGGCGTCCAGTTCAAGGACCTGACGCCGGTGCTGGCCGATGCGGCCGGGCTCGCCGCGGTCAGCAGTGCGATCGCCGAGCTGGCCCGCGGCGCCGACCTGGTGGCCGGCGTGGACGCCCGCGGGTTCCTGCTCGGCGGCGCGGTGGCGCTGTCGCTGGGCATCGGCGTGCTGGCGGTGCGCAAGGGCGGCAAGCTGCCGCCGCCGGTGCTGAGCCAGACCTACAGCCTCGAGTACGGCAGCGCCACGCTCGAGGTGCCCGCCGCCGGCATCGAGCTCGCGGGCCGCTCGATCGTGGTGATCGACGACGTCCTGGCGACCGGGGGAACATTGGCCGCGACGCATCGGTTGCTCACGGAAGCGGGAGCGACGGTGACCCACGCGGTGGTGATGCTCGAGCTGGCCGACCTCGGCGGCCGCGCCGCGCTGGAACCGCTACCGGTCACCAGCCTGTACACCGTCTGA
- the gabT gene encoding 4-aminobutyrate--2-oxoglutarate transaminase, whose product MTALEQSRHLATAIPGPRSEELLARKGAAVARGIGNTMPVYASRAFGGIVEDVDGNRLIDLGSGIAVTTVGNASPRVVAAVAEQAQHFTHTCFMVTPYEGYVAVAEALNRLTPGTGEKRSALFNSGSEAVENAVKIARTYTRKQAVVSFDHAYHGRTNLTMALTAKSMPYKHGFGPFAPEVYRAPLSYPFRDAEFGGKELATDGELAARRAITVIDKQVGADNLAAVIIEPIQGEGGFIVPAEGFLRTLLDWCRDNGVVFIADEVQTGFARTGAMFACEHEGIVPDLIVTAKGIAGGMPLSAVTGRAEIMDAPHVGGLGGTYGGNPVACAAALATIETIETDGLVERARQIETLMKDKLGRMQAEDDRIGDVRGRGAMIALELVKPGTTEPDAELTKAVSTAAHRAGVIVLTCGTFGNVLRFLPPLTISDDLLLDGLDVLAEALRTL is encoded by the coding sequence GTGACCGCTCTCGAACAGAGCCGCCACCTCGCCACCGCCATTCCCGGTCCGCGCTCCGAGGAGCTGCTGGCGCGCAAGGGTGCCGCGGTGGCCCGAGGAATCGGCAACACGATGCCGGTGTACGCGTCGCGCGCCTTCGGCGGCATCGTCGAGGACGTCGACGGCAACCGGCTCATCGACCTCGGGTCGGGCATCGCGGTCACCACCGTCGGCAACGCCTCGCCGCGGGTGGTCGCCGCCGTCGCCGAGCAGGCGCAGCACTTCACCCACACCTGCTTCATGGTCACCCCCTACGAGGGGTACGTCGCGGTCGCCGAGGCGCTCAACCGGCTCACCCCGGGCACCGGGGAGAAGCGTTCGGCGCTGTTCAACTCCGGCTCCGAGGCGGTCGAGAACGCGGTCAAGATCGCCCGGACGTACACGCGCAAGCAGGCCGTGGTGTCGTTCGACCACGCCTACCACGGTCGCACCAACCTCACGATGGCGCTGACCGCCAAGTCGATGCCGTACAAGCACGGCTTCGGCCCGTTCGCCCCCGAGGTCTACCGGGCGCCGCTGTCGTATCCGTTCCGGGACGCCGAGTTCGGCGGCAAGGAGCTGGCCACCGACGGTGAACTGGCCGCCCGGCGGGCCATCACCGTGATCGACAAGCAGGTCGGCGCCGACAATCTGGCCGCCGTGATCATCGAGCCCATCCAGGGCGAGGGCGGCTTCATCGTCCCGGCCGAGGGCTTCCTGCGCACCCTGCTGGACTGGTGCCGCGACAACGGCGTCGTGTTCATCGCCGACGAGGTGCAGACCGGCTTCGCGCGCACCGGCGCGATGTTCGCCTGCGAGCACGAGGGCATCGTCCCGGATCTCATCGTGACGGCCAAGGGCATCGCCGGAGGCATGCCGCTGTCGGCGGTCACCGGCCGCGCCGAGATCATGGACGCCCCGCACGTCGGCGGCCTGGGCGGCACATACGGCGGCAACCCGGTGGCGTGTGCCGCAGCGCTGGCCACCATCGAGACGATCGAGACCGACGGCCTGGTCGAGCGCGCCCGCCAGATCGAGACGCTGATGAAGGACAAGCTGGGCCGGATGCAGGCCGAGGACGACCGCATCGGAGACGTTCGCGGCCGCGGCGCGATGATCGCGCTCGAACTGGTCAAGCCGGGCACCACCGAGCCCGACGCAGAACTGACCAAGGCGGTGTCCACGGCAGCGCACCGGGCCGGCGTGATCGTTCTGACATGCGGCACCTTCGGCAACGTGCTGCGCTTCCTGCCGCCGCTGACGATCAGCGACGACCTCCTACTCGACGGTTTGGACGTCCTCGCCGAGGCCCTTCGCACGCTCTGA
- the yajC gene encoding preprotein translocase subunit YajC, translated as MDLVVFLPLLIIMGAFMYFASRRQKKAMQATIDLHNSLQVGDEVHTTSGLRATITGITDEYVDLEIAPGVVTTWMKLAVRDRVTEDVDDEPDFTGDATDDLEPRPTGTEITDRPNTKTDS; from the coding sequence ATGGATCTGGTCGTATTCCTGCCCCTGCTCATCATCATGGGCGCGTTCATGTACTTCGCGTCGCGCCGTCAGAAGAAGGCGATGCAGGCCACCATCGACCTGCACAACTCGCTCCAGGTCGGAGACGAGGTGCACACCACCTCAGGGCTGCGCGCCACCATCACCGGAATCACCGACGAGTATGTCGACCTGGAGATCGCGCCCGGCGTGGTCACCACGTGGATGAAGCTGGCCGTGCGCGACCGGGTCACCGAGGACGTCGACGACGAGCCGGATTTCACCGGCGACGCGACCGACGATCTCGAGCCGCGGCCGACCGGCACGGAGATCACGGATCGCCCCAACACGAAGACTGACAGCTGA
- a CDS encoding ABC transporter substrate-binding protein: MTYRPLTRRLTVLAMLLALVGAVSLTACSGSAADSIDYAVDGTLITYNTNTVAGAASGGPQAFARVLTGFDYHGPDGQIVGDHDFGTVSVVGRSPLVLDYEINADAVYSDGKPITCDDMVLAWASQSGRFPSFDAANRAGYTDIATIDCAPGQKKARVSFAPDRNFTDYGQLFVATSMMPSHVIADELGLGDGGVTKALLSNDGPAVERIAQVWNNTWNLTPNVDLKRFPSSGPYKLQSVTGDGAVVLVANDKWWGAKPVTGKITVWPRSADLQDRVNQGDYDVVDIAAGSSGTLNLPDDYQRTDSPSAGVEQLIFAPQGPLAAVPARRALALCTPRDVIARNASVPVANSRLYTATEDAYSPAEATPQVNDFAVGNADAARAAINATPLTVRIGYQTPNARLAAAVGAIARSCAPAGITVQDVAGANTGPMSLRNNEIDVLIASNGGAAGSGSSGSSAMDAYSLHSGNGNNLPRYANERIDGIISTLAVTSDPKELARLLGEAGPILWGDMPTLPLYRQQRTLLTSTKMYAVSGNPTRWGAGWNMDRWKLNR; the protein is encoded by the coding sequence ATGACTTACCGGCCCCTCACCCGCCGCCTCACCGTCCTGGCGATGCTGCTCGCGCTGGTCGGCGCGGTCAGCCTGACCGCGTGCTCGGGCAGCGCCGCCGATTCGATCGACTACGCGGTCGACGGCACGCTGATCACCTACAACACCAACACCGTGGCCGGCGCCGCATCCGGTGGGCCGCAGGCGTTCGCGCGCGTGCTGACCGGCTTCGACTACCACGGTCCCGACGGGCAGATCGTCGGCGACCACGACTTCGGCACGGTGTCGGTGGTGGGCCGCAGCCCGCTGGTTCTCGACTACGAGATCAACGCCGATGCGGTGTACTCCGACGGCAAGCCGATCACGTGTGACGACATGGTGCTGGCCTGGGCGTCGCAGTCGGGCCGGTTCCCCTCGTTCGACGCGGCCAACCGCGCCGGGTACACCGACATCGCGACCATCGATTGCGCGCCCGGCCAGAAGAAGGCCCGGGTGTCGTTCGCGCCGGACCGGAACTTCACCGACTACGGACAGCTGTTCGTCGCGACGTCGATGATGCCGTCCCACGTCATCGCCGACGAGCTCGGTCTCGGCGACGGAGGTGTCACGAAGGCGCTGCTGAGCAACGACGGGCCGGCGGTCGAGCGCATCGCGCAGGTGTGGAACAACACCTGGAACCTCACCCCGAACGTCGACCTCAAACGGTTCCCGTCCTCGGGGCCCTACAAGCTGCAGTCGGTGACCGGCGACGGCGCGGTCGTCCTGGTCGCCAACGACAAGTGGTGGGGTGCCAAGCCGGTCACCGGCAAGATCACCGTGTGGCCGCGCAGCGCGGACCTGCAGGACCGGGTCAACCAGGGCGACTACGACGTCGTCGACATCGCGGCCGGCTCGTCGGGGACGTTGAACCTGCCCGACGACTACCAGCGCACCGATTCGCCGTCGGCGGGCGTCGAACAGCTCATCTTCGCGCCGCAGGGCCCGCTGGCGGCCGTGCCCGCGCGCAGGGCGCTGGCGCTGTGCACCCCGCGCGACGTCATCGCGCGCAACGCGTCGGTGCCGGTGGCCAATTCGCGGCTGTACACCGCGACCGAGGACGCCTACTCGCCGGCCGAAGCCACGCCGCAGGTCAACGACTTCGCCGTCGGCAACGCCGACGCCGCGCGCGCCGCGATCAACGCGACACCGTTGACCGTGCGGATCGGCTATCAGACGCCGAACGCCCGCCTGGCCGCCGCCGTCGGCGCGATCGCGAGGTCCTGCGCGCCGGCCGGCATCACCGTGCAGGACGTCGCGGGGGCGAACACCGGTCCGATGTCGTTGCGCAACAACGAAATCGACGTTCTCATCGCGAGCAACGGCGGTGCGGCGGGCAGCGGCTCGTCGGGCTCGTCGGCGATGGACGCCTACAGTCTGCACAGCGGCAACGGCAACAACCTGCCCCGCTACGCCAACGAGCGCATCGACGGGATCATCTCGACGTTGGCGGTGACCTCCGACCCGAAGGAACTGGCTCGGCTGCTCGGCGAGGCGGGTCCGATCCTGTGGGGCGACATGCCGACGCTGCCGCTGTACCGGCAGCAGCGAACCCTGCTCACGTCGACGAAGATGTATGCGGTGAGCGGAAATCCGACGCGATGGGGGGCAGGGTGGAACATGGACCGCTGGAAGTTGAACCGATGA
- the secF gene encoding protein translocase subunit SecF, translating into MAAQSRSRSRAGKGGDAAESSAVEAPDLEASAADSPRHGFFVRLYTGTGAFEVIGRRKLWYTVSGLIVAVCIASMILRGFTFGIDFEGGTKVSFPRAGGVTTQQVETVYNDTIGKPPESVVVVGNGDSATFQVRSETLSNDQTEALRTALFDKFQPKGADGQPSKQVISDSAVSETWGGQITQKALIALVVFLVLAALYITVRYERYMAIAALATLVFDLVVTAGVYSIVGFEVTPATVIGLLTILGFSLYDTVIVFDKVEENTEGFEHTTRRTFAEQANLAVNQTFMRSINTSLISVLPILALMVVAVWLLGVGTLMDLALVQLVGVIVGTYSSIYFATPLLVSLRERTDLVSKHTRRVLNRRKTAAARTSGAVSSEPEDTDDTGADTEVDAQPASVSVPAAPVAAKPAPGARPVRPTSSRTGRPSGKRSPGKR; encoded by the coding sequence ATGGCAGCACAGAGTCGTTCACGCAGCCGGGCCGGCAAGGGCGGCGACGCCGCCGAATCGTCGGCGGTCGAGGCGCCGGATCTGGAGGCCTCTGCCGCGGACAGCCCGCGGCACGGCTTCTTCGTCCGCCTCTACACCGGTACCGGCGCCTTCGAGGTGATCGGACGCCGCAAGCTCTGGTACACCGTCAGCGGCCTCATCGTCGCGGTGTGCATCGCGTCGATGATCCTGCGAGGCTTCACCTTCGGCATCGACTTCGAGGGCGGCACCAAGGTGTCGTTCCCCCGAGCGGGCGGTGTCACCACCCAGCAGGTCGAAACGGTCTACAACGACACGATCGGCAAGCCGCCGGAGTCCGTGGTCGTCGTCGGCAACGGCGACTCGGCGACTTTCCAGGTCCGCTCGGAGACGCTGAGCAACGACCAGACCGAGGCGCTGCGCACCGCACTGTTCGACAAGTTCCAGCCCAAGGGCGCCGACGGCCAGCCGAGCAAGCAGGTCATCAGCGACTCGGCCGTGTCGGAGACCTGGGGCGGCCAGATCACCCAGAAGGCGCTGATCGCGCTCGTGGTCTTCCTGGTGCTCGCGGCGCTCTACATCACCGTGCGCTACGAGCGGTACATGGCGATCGCCGCGCTCGCGACCCTCGTCTTCGACCTGGTGGTCACCGCCGGCGTGTACTCGATCGTCGGTTTCGAGGTCACCCCGGCGACCGTCATCGGCCTGCTGACGATCCTCGGTTTCTCGCTCTACGACACCGTGATCGTGTTCGACAAGGTCGAGGAGAACACCGAAGGGTTCGAGCACACCACGCGGCGCACCTTCGCCGAGCAGGCGAACCTCGCGGTCAATCAGACCTTCATGCGGTCGATCAACACCAGCCTCATCTCGGTGCTGCCGATCCTCGCGCTGATGGTCGTTGCGGTGTGGCTGCTCGGTGTCGGCACGCTGATGGATCTGGCGCTGGTGCAGCTCGTCGGCGTCATCGTCGGCACGTACTCGTCGATCTACTTCGCCACCCCGCTGCTGGTGAGCCTGCGGGAACGCACGGACCTGGTGAGCAAGCACACCCGGCGCGTCCTCAACCGCCGCAAGACGGCTGCCGCCCGCACCAGCGGCGCGGTGTCGTCGGAGCCCGAGGACACCGACGACACCGGAGCCGACACCGAGGTCGACGCGCAGCCCGCGTCGGTGTCGGTGCCCGCTGCGCCGGTGGCGGCCAAGCCGGCCCCCGGCGCCCGCCCCGTGCGGCCGACGTCCAGTCGGACCGGGCGACCGTCGGGTAAGCGAAGCCCAGGAAAGCGCTAG
- the car gene encoding carboxylic acid reductase produces MSTDTREERLDRRIADLHATDEQFAHATPDDTISHTIDQPGARLPQIMQTVLDGYADRPALGQRAVEFVADPHTGRTVAELLPRFDTITYAEVSRRVHAIANALTDVRPGDRVALLGFTSVDYTTIDMALAYLGAVSVPLQTSAAASALSPIVAETEPVVIASAVGALADAVELTLDAPAVSRLVVFDYRPEVDDDRDALAAATSRLFEAGSTVEVATLGEVIAAGAGSPAGQPFLSPDDDPLMLLIYTSGSTGAPKGAMYPERLVANAWRRSTRASWGDQGALPSITLNFLPMSHMMGRGLLYGTLGAGGTAYFAAKSDLSTFLDDLAMVRPTQLTFVPRIWDTIFGEVAKELERRPSDQDAVYAEMRQSLLGGRYVMAMTGSAPLSPEMTVFVESLLDMHLIDGYGSTEAGAVFVDGQVQRPPVLDYKLVDVPDLGYFRTDRPHPRGELLVKSETLFAGYYKRPEITAEMFDEDGFYRTGDIVAETGPDQVRYLDRRNNVLKLSQGEFVTVSKLEAVFGDSPLVKQIYVYGNSSRPYLLAVVVPTEEALAREDAKPAISESLADVAKAAGLQSYEIPRDFLVETTPFTLENGLLTGIRKLARPKLKAHYGDRLEALYHELAEGQADELRELRRSGADRPVLETVSRAAGALLGAGAADVQPDAHFTDLGGDSLSALTFGNLLHDIFGIEVPVGVIVSPATDLQALAAYIEAARLPGSKRPTFASVHGRDAAEAHARDLTLDKFIDEATLAQAPSLPGPSSEVRTVLLTGATGFLGRYLALEWLERMDMVDGTVICLVRAKDDAAARQRLDDTFDSGDPTLLAHYRELAADHLEVLAGDKGEADLGLDPQTWQRLADSVDLIVDPAALVNHVLPYSQLFGPNALGTAELIRIALTTRQKPFVYVSTIGVGAGITPGDFTEDGDVRQYSATRKVDDSYANGYSNSKWAGEVLLREAHDLCGLPVSVFRCDMILADTTYAGQLNLPDMFTRLMFSLVATGIAPESFYELDTDGRRQRAHYDGLPVEFIAEAISTLGVHVTEGFETYHVMNPYDDGVGLDEFVDWLIDAGFPLHRVGDYAGWLQRFTTAINALPDRQRQASLLPLLHNYQRPEMPIRGSVAPTDRFRTAVQEAKIGPDKDIPHVTPDVIVKYITDLQLLGLLDAKA; encoded by the coding sequence ATGTCGACTGATACCCGCGAAGAGCGGCTCGACCGCCGAATCGCCGATCTCCACGCCACCGACGAGCAGTTCGCCCACGCCACCCCGGACGACACGATCTCCCACACCATCGACCAGCCCGGTGCGCGGTTGCCGCAGATCATGCAGACCGTGCTCGACGGTTACGCCGACCGGCCTGCGCTGGGCCAGCGCGCCGTCGAGTTCGTCGCCGATCCGCACACCGGCCGCACGGTCGCCGAGTTGCTGCCCCGCTTCGACACCATCACCTACGCCGAGGTGTCCCGCCGGGTGCACGCCATCGCCAACGCGCTGACCGACGTCCGCCCCGGCGACCGGGTCGCCCTGCTCGGATTCACCAGCGTCGACTACACCACCATCGACATGGCGCTCGCCTACCTCGGCGCGGTGTCGGTGCCGCTGCAGACCAGCGCGGCCGCCTCCGCGCTCTCACCGATCGTCGCCGAAACCGAACCCGTCGTGATCGCCTCGGCGGTCGGCGCTCTCGCCGACGCCGTCGAGTTGACGCTGGACGCGCCCGCGGTCTCACGGCTGGTCGTCTTCGACTACCGCCCCGAGGTGGACGACGACCGGGATGCGCTCGCCGCGGCGACGTCGCGGCTGTTCGAAGCAGGCAGCACCGTCGAGGTCGCCACGCTCGGCGAGGTCATCGCAGCCGGCGCCGGATCGCCTGCGGGGCAACCGTTCCTCTCCCCCGACGACGATCCGCTGATGCTGCTCATCTACACCTCCGGCAGCACGGGCGCGCCGAAAGGCGCGATGTATCCCGAGCGTCTGGTCGCCAACGCCTGGCGCCGCTCGACCAGGGCCTCGTGGGGAGATCAGGGCGCCCTGCCGTCGATCACCCTGAACTTCCTGCCCATGAGCCACATGATGGGGCGGGGTCTGCTGTACGGGACGCTCGGTGCCGGCGGCACAGCCTATTTCGCCGCCAAGAGCGATCTGTCCACCTTCCTGGACGACCTCGCGATGGTGCGGCCGACGCAGCTGACGTTCGTGCCGAGGATCTGGGACACCATCTTCGGTGAGGTCGCCAAGGAGCTGGAACGCCGCCCCTCCGACCAGGACGCCGTCTACGCCGAGATGCGGCAGAGTCTGCTCGGTGGCCGCTACGTGATGGCGATGACGGGCTCGGCCCCGCTGTCGCCCGAGATGACGGTCTTCGTCGAGAGCCTGCTCGACATGCACCTGATCGACGGCTACGGCTCGACTGAAGCCGGCGCCGTGTTCGTCGACGGGCAGGTGCAGCGTCCACCCGTGCTCGATTACAAGCTCGTCGACGTCCCCGATCTCGGCTACTTCCGCACCGACCGTCCGCACCCCCGCGGCGAACTGCTGGTGAAGTCCGAGACGCTGTTCGCCGGCTACTACAAGCGCCCGGAGATCACCGCGGAGATGTTCGACGAGGACGGCTTCTACCGCACCGGCGACATCGTCGCCGAGACCGGGCCGGATCAGGTGCGCTACCTCGACCGGCGCAACAACGTGCTGAAGCTGTCGCAGGGCGAGTTCGTCACCGTGTCCAAGCTCGAGGCGGTGTTCGGCGACAGCCCGCTGGTCAAGCAGATCTATGTCTACGGCAACAGTTCCCGGCCCTATCTGCTCGCGGTCGTCGTGCCGACGGAGGAGGCGCTGGCCCGCGAGGACGCCAAGCCGGCGATCAGCGAATCGCTCGCCGACGTGGCCAAGGCCGCGGGCCTGCAGTCCTACGAGATCCCGCGTGACTTCCTCGTCGAGACGACGCCGTTCACACTCGAGAACGGGCTGCTGACCGGCATCCGCAAGCTCGCCCGACCGAAACTCAAGGCGCACTACGGGGATCGGCTCGAGGCGCTGTATCACGAGCTGGCCGAGGGGCAGGCCGACGAACTGCGCGAACTGCGCCGGTCCGGGGCCGACCGGCCCGTGCTCGAGACCGTCAGCCGGGCGGCCGGCGCGCTGCTGGGCGCCGGAGCGGCCGACGTGCAACCCGACGCCCACTTCACCGATCTCGGTGGAGATTCGTTGTCGGCGTTGACGTTCGGCAATCTGCTGCACGACATCTTCGGTATCGAGGTGCCGGTCGGCGTCATCGTCAGCCCCGCGACCGACCTGCAGGCGCTGGCGGCCTACATCGAGGCAGCGCGGCTGCCCGGTTCGAAGCGGCCGACGTTCGCGTCCGTGCACGGTCGTGACGCCGCCGAGGCACATGCCCGCGATCTGACGCTGGACAAGTTCATCGACGAAGCCACGCTGGCGCAGGCGCCGTCGCTGCCCGGTCCGAGCAGTGAGGTCCGCACCGTGCTGCTGACCGGCGCGACCGGCTTCCTCGGCCGCTATCTGGCCCTCGAATGGCTGGAGCGCATGGACATGGTCGACGGCACGGTGATCTGCCTGGTCCGCGCGAAGGACGACGCCGCCGCGCGGCAGCGACTGGACGACACGTTCGACAGCGGCGATCCCACACTGCTGGCGCACTACCGGGAACTGGCGGCCGACCATCTCGAGGTCCTCGCCGGCGACAAGGGCGAGGCCGACCTCGGGCTCGACCCGCAGACCTGGCAGCGGCTGGCCGACAGCGTCGACCTGATCGTGGACCCCGCGGCGCTGGTCAACCACGTGCTGCCGTACAGCCAGCTGTTCGGGCCGAACGCGCTCGGCACCGCCGAGCTGATCCGGATCGCGCTGACCACGCGGCAGAAGCCGTTCGTCTACGTGTCGACCATCGGCGTCGGCGCCGGCATCACCCCGGGCGACTTCACCGAGGACGGTGACGTCCGCCAGTACAGCGCGACCCGCAAGGTCGACGACAGTTACGCCAACGGCTACTCGAACAGCAAGTGGGCCGGTGAGGTGCTGCTGCGGGAAGCACACGACCTGTGCGGTCTGCCGGTGTCGGTGTTCCGGTGCGACATGATCCTGGCCGACACCACCTACGCGGGGCAGCTCAACCTGCCCGACATGTTCACCCGGCTGATGTTCTCGCTCGTGGCCACCGGCATCGCGCCCGAGTCCTTCTACGAGCTCGACACCGACGGCCGGCGCCAGCGGGCCCACTACGACGGGCTGCCGGTGGAGTTCATCGCCGAGGCGATCTCCACGCTCGGCGTGCACGTCACCGAGGGGTTCGAGACCTACCACGTGATGAACCCCTACGACGACGGCGTCGGCCTCGACGAGTTCGTCGACTGGCTGATCGACGCCGGGTTCCCGCTGCATCGGGTGGGCGACTACGCCGGATGGCTGCAGCGCTTCACCACCGCGATCAACGCGCTGCCGGACCGGCAGCGGCAGGCCTCGCTGCTACCGCTGCTGCACAACTACCAGCGACCCGAGATGCCGATCCGCGGGTCCGTCGCGCCGACCGACCGGTTCCGCACCGCGGTGCAGGAGGCCAAAATCGGTCCGGACAAGGACATCCCGCACGTCACCCCGGACGTGATCGTCAAGTACATCACCGATCTGCAGTTACTCGGTCTGCTGGACGCGAAGGCCTAG